TTTTTGATCTCGTGAGCAATGCCAGACACCAGCGCTCCGAATGATGCCAACCGCTCCGCTCTCCGTTTCTCGTTCTCAAGGGCCTTCACATTTGAAAGGTCGCTGAAGACGATTAGGGCACCGATGATCGTGCCCCTGTCGTCTCTGAGCGCGGAGGTCGAACAGACCAGCGGTGTCCGCCGGTCGCCAGGGCCTGGCAGGCTAGTTTCCGTTTGGAGTCTGGGCTGGCCGTCGGCCAACGTGGCCTTGAGCTGTGCCGAGAGTATAGTGGGTAGCCCCTCAACATTAAGGCGAGTCAATGTATCTCGCGTCGTGCTCATTAGGCGCTCGGCCGTGGAGTTCGAAAGGACGATCTTGCCGACCGCATCGATGGTGATGACACCGCTATCCATAGTGCGGAGGATATTCTCAACGTACTCATTTACAAGAACTACCTCGCGATAGAGCTGAGCGTTCTTGATTGCTATTGTCGCTTGGTTGGCGAGGGTGGAGAGAAGCTCAATATCTTCATTGAAGTAAGCGTCTCCGGATAGTTTCGCTCCCAGCACGACAAAACCTAAGAGCTGCTGCTCGGAGAGCATTGGGAGAGCGAATTCGCCACCGAGCTTGGATAGTTCAGCGATCGCCCCAGTCGCGGCTGCACCATCTGCCGATCCGTCCATTTCGTCCCTGATCAGGGGCCGTCGAGCCTTCTCAAGAAACGTTGGGAGTGCATGAGTCGACGCAAGAGGCGTATCCAGGAACACCGTGGCGGCGTCTCCGAAGCTCCGGCGCGCCGCCAGATGGAATGAGTTGTCGCTCGGGTCACGAACGAGCACAGCAGTAAGATCTGGGCGGCACGTCCGAGCGATGACGTCGGATACGTACTCTAGCAACGTGTGGAGATTGAGTGTTGAACCGATCGTGCGACTAGCATCTCGTATGATCTGCTGATAGTTATACGACTCACGATAGAGATAGCGATCGAGCCAGCCCTGAATCCAACCCTTGAGTGGTTGAAAGGCCAAGGCTACAGCAAGTGCCAGGAGGACTTCAGTGGCGAGAGGCACTTCCTGACGATGACGGCCCATGAGATCTGCTATGAGTGTTAAGAAGGCAGCAAAGACTCCCCCAGCCACCGTTGCCGCAATGAGGTATACGCTGCCACGGCGCACGACTAAGCGAATGTTCATAAGGCGATAGCGAATGATCGCGTGGGCCGAGAAGGACACCAACAGCAGCGTGAAGTATGGGCCGAGCGCACTGTACGTCGAGGTCTTCCAAATGAGCGGGATGATGAGATTCGTTGTGGTCGCTCCGGCACCGCTCAGGACAATCCCTAGCAAGAGGTATCGCAACTGGAGACGTTTGAGGCCAGAAGATATCTGGATGGTTCTCGATAGAGTTGCAATTGCGAAGACAAACGCGCCCAAGAAGTAGACTCCAAAAAACTTATGAATGGGGCCATACACGAAGTTTTGCCTTCCACTTGCCTCGAGCGATCCGGCGACGATCCAGGGTGAGAGCGAAAGGAGCACAAAGACGGCACATAGCAACGCAGGCACATAGAACCTTGGATCTCGCGCGGCGAATGGAGCCGCCGAGAACGCCCGAAACATCCAGATGAGAGTGAAGGGAATTCCGCTCGCGAAGGCAAAACCGAAGCGCCCGAGCCATAGTGTGTACTGTGCGCTGTCGGAGGAGAGCGCAAAGAAGATGGTTAGGATCCACCCAACGGTTGTGAAGACTAGTAATCCAAACAGTTTGTTGACCAAAGCCCGTCGGTTGTGAAGAACGACGAGTGTGCCGAGACAGAGATGAGTCGTGCAGAGGACTAACACGCCGAACGTGCGAAGGTCCATACAGGGCGGCCCGAAATCCTACGGTTCCACGCGGCCTATGACCAGGGCTGAGACGCTTCCGCCAAAGCTGTGACCATTGATGAGGACCCGGTTGATACGCGCAACCCGACTGACGTTAGGGACGTAGTCCAGATCACACTGAGGATCGGGAACCTTCTGATTGATAGTTGGGGGAACACGCTGTTCTTGGATGGACAAGCAGGCTGAGGCTGTCTGGAAGCCGCTCGCGGCCGAAATTGGCTGGCCAATCATCGATTTGATGGAGACCACGGGGATCTTGTACGCGTGTTCTCCTAGGGCAGCCTTGAACGCGTTTGTGTCGCACACGTCGTAGTCAGGTAACGAGCTGCCATGTGCGTTGACGTGATCAATGTCTCCTGGTCGTAGATCCGCGCTGGCAATGGCCGACTCTATGGCCTGAGCCATCGTCTGTCCCGTGAGATCCCCTTTCCGCATTCCGATAGCCTCGCTGGCGGCCCCGTAGCCGAGGATCTCTGCGTAAATGACAGCGCCACGATCTTTCGCGAACTCGTAGTCCTCGAGAACGAGAGTAGCGCTGCCTTCCGAAATGACAAGTCCATCGCGGAGCAAGTCATAGGGACGTGAGGCCTCGGTCGGTGCATCATTCCGCTTGGTAAGCGCACCTAGAGCACAGAAGCCGCTGAAGGACGCCGGGAAGATTGGAGCGTCACATCCCCCCGTAATGGCGACCTTAGCCTTTCCTTCGACGATCTTTTGATATCCGGTTTCTATTGCGTCCAAGCTGGTGCAACAGTTCGAGGAAATGGAGATTGCCCGACCTTTGATTCCGAACTCGATGGCAAGGTAGCTTGCGGCGGCGTGAGTCGGGTATTCCAAGGCAGACCATGGCTTTACTCCCTTGACGCCGTCGAGCCGCATAGCCTCCATAGCGTCACCGGCTATGTCTCCAATCCCATTGGCAGAGTTCCCGAAGCAGACGGTAGTCTGGAAGGTCAGACTAGGCGTCATGGCAAGTCCCGCATCGTCAAGCGCCAATCGCGTGCTGGCCACGGCCAGTTGCGAGAAGCGGCCCATCATCTTGGCTTTTCGGATCGAGATGAAGTCTGACGGCATGAAACCCTTAACTTCCCCGGCGATCTGACACGGGTATGAAGAGGCATCGAACGCGGTGATGTAGTCGATGCCGGACTTGCCGGCGACGAGGGCGTCCCAGAAAGCGTCCTTGCCGATGCCGTTGGGGGCGACAACCCCCAAGCCGGTGATGACTACGCGACGGGACTTTCGCACCGTGCCCTCCCCGACAGCTCGACGGCTCAGCGATCGATGCGTTGGGTGAGACAGCAACTAACGTATCATAAGTACGGGAAATCCTCAGGATTGCTGGGTGTCCTCTTTGAGGTACAATCAGCCTAGATCATGGTCCCCCGCGTCTCTCGCCGAGCCTTTCTGGCGGCCTCGCTGCCGCTCTTGGCGAGCCCTCAGGCAGCCCTGGCGCAAGCTCCTGTGCAGGCCCCGGCGCGACAAGTCTTCGACTACTCGGTGGATGTGGGTGTCCTCTTCAGCCTGATCACCTTCGCCCTCAAGGGTACAGTCGTGAAGGAGATCGACCCCGCGGCCGGCCGGTATCGCGTCAGCATGAATGGCGAGGGGGACAGCATCTCTCTGCACACCGAGGCGAGAGGCATCATCAAACAGGGGCGCTTCACGCCCGTCGAAATGCGCAGCCACAGCACCATCCGGGGCCGGGAAAGCCGGCTCGACATGCTGTACGACCACGACCGCGGCACGGTCGAGTACCACTCCGTTCTGCACACCTTCTTCCTCGGGCGGCGCCGGCAGGTGGACGATACGCTCAAAGTGCCGACCGACCGCCGCGTGGACGATCTCCTCTCGGCCGAGCTCAACTTCGCCGCCAACGTGCTGGAGCAAGACCCGGACGGCACCTATCGCACCTTCATCGTCCGCCGCGCGCGACCTGAAGACGAGGGCCCCGACGACGTCTCGGCAAGCGGTTACCATGCCGAGCTGATCCCGCTGCGCTTCCAGGCCGCGCCGGAGGACGCGTCGGGCCGCCTCCGCGCCCTCATCGACATCACCAGTTTTTCCTCCTGGGCGCGCCACAACCAGCCGGCCCGCGTTACCTTCGGCCCCGACCGGCACCTCGAGAGCGTGGAGACCAAGCTGATCCTCGGCACCACCTTCAAGGTGCGCGTCGCGGCCGGCGGCTGACGCCTCCTCTGATGAGCCACGATCTCGTCGGGTTGGGGGAGGTCATGCTCAGGCTGGCCGCCCCGCCGCCGCAGCGTCTCGAGCAGGCCGTCGCGCTCGATGTCCAGATCGGCGGCTCCGAGGCCAACGTGCTGGCGGCCGTCTCGCACCTCGGGCTGCGGACGGCGTTCATCTCGGCCTTGCCCGCCGAGCACGCCTGGGGCGATCGCACGGTGCGGGAGCTTTCCAGCCACGGCGTGGACTGCGCTGGCGTGTTGCGACGGCCCGGCAGCCGCATGGGCCTCTACTTTCTCGAGTACGGTGTCCCGCCGCGCCCCGTCCGCGTGCTCTACGACCGTCGCGATTCGGCGATGAGCCAACTCGTGCCGGAGGAGGTGGACTGGGCGATTGTGCGCGGGGCGCGGATGGTGCACCTCTCCGGCATCACCGCCGCGCTCGGTGACAACCTCCGCGCCGTCATCAGGCGGGCTTGCCGGGAGGCGCAGTCGGCGGGCGTGCCGATCTCGTTCGATGTCAACTACCGCTCGCGCCTCTGGTCGACCAAGGGAGCTCGAGACTTTCTGTCGGAGGCGCTCACGGCTGTCCGCTATCTCTTCATCGGCTCGGACGACGCCGAAACCGTGTTCGAGCTGTCAGGCGAGCCGGAGAAGGTGTTGCGCGGGCTCGCGCGGCTGGCGCCCGCGGCCACCATCGCGCTGACGCTCGGCGAGGCGGGCTCGGCCGTGCTGGACGCCGGCGCCGTCCTGCGGCCGTCGCGGCTCTACACGGTGACCACGGTGGACCGCGTGGGCGCGGGCGATGCGTACGCCGCGGGCTTCCTCTGGCGCGTGCTGCAGGGGCGCTCCGTCCTGGAGGCGGTGGACGCGGCGACGGCGCTGGCCGCGCTCAAGTGCACGATCTGGGGAGACATCGCGCTCGTGCGCCCGCCCGAGCTCGAAGAGCTGATGGCCTCCGCCAACTCCGAGATCCGCCGCTAGACCGCTGATGGCTGAAGTCCAGCGTGAAGCCGAGAGGATCCTCCAGGACCTGACCGAGGCCCAGCGGCAGGCCGTCACTCACGAGGCGGGGCCGCTGCTCATCATCGCCGGGGCGGGGACCGGCAAGACGACGGTCATCACCCACCGCATCGCGCATCTGATCGCCACGCGCCGCGCGCGCCCCTCCGAGGTCTTGGCGCTGACCTTCACGGACAAGGCCGCCGCCGAGATGGAAGAGCGCGTGGACACGCTCGTGCCCTACGGCTACGCGGACGTCCAGATCTCGACCTTCCACGCCTTCGGTGATCGGCTCATCAAGGAAAACGCGCTGGAGCTTGGGCTCACGCCGGACTTCCGCGTGCTCACGCGGGCGGAGCAGGTGATCTTCCTGCGCGACCATCTCTTCGAGTTCCCGCTCAAGCACTTCCGGCCGCTGGGGGATCCAACGCGGCACGTTCAGGCCATGATCACTCTCTTCAGCCGGCTCAAGGATGAGGACGTCGGGCCCGACGAGTACCTGGCCCACGCCGAGGGGCTGCTGGCCGCGGCGGGCGACGACGCCGCGCGCATGGAGGCCGAGCAGCACGTGGAGTTGGCGCGCACCTACGCGCAGTACCAGACGCTGATGGCGCGACTCGGACAGATCGACTTCGGCGACCAGATCGTGGAGGTGCTGCGCCTCTTCCGCACCCGGCCGCACGTCCTCAGGCGCTGCCAGGAGCGCTACCGCTTCATCCTCGTCGACGAGTTCCAGGACACGAACTACGCGCAGAACCAGACTGTGCAATTGCTCGCCGCGAAGCACCGCAACCTCACGGTTGTAGCCGACGACGACCAGTGCCTGCCGGCCGGTACCCCAATCTCGACGCCGGCCGGGCCACGGCCGATCGAGGCCCTTGTCCCCGGAGACCACGTGGTCACGGCGGTGGGCAAGGGGTTCCTCGGCACGAGCACCGTGACGCGCGTCTTCCAGCGCGAGCGGGCGGTCAGGATGCTGACATTCGAGACGGAGTCGGGCCGGACGCTCACAGTCACCGACAACCACAAGATGTTCTGCTTCATCCCGCGGAAGGCCCGTTCCAAGGCGTTCACGTACGTCTACCTCATGGAGCGTCGCGAGTTGGGCTGGCGGATTGGGGTCACGAACGACCTCGCGGTGCGTCTTGCGCTGGAGCGCTCGGCGGACCGCATCGTGGCGCTTCGCGCGTGCGAGAGCGAGCAGGAGGCGCGGTATCTTGAAGCACTCTGGTCGCTCCAGTACGGGATACCAACGCTGCCGTTCAAGCCGCGCAGCCGGATGATGGTCGTTGGGCCGTACCTCGACCGGCTCTTCTCGGAGCTTGAGACGCGGAAGGGAGCCGAGCAGCTGGCCGCGGCGCTCGGGATCAGCCTCGAGGCGCACCACGTGGCCCTGGGAGCGGTGTGGCGTGGGGCGCAGTCGCGGGTTCGCGTATTGCTCACCATCTGTGTTCGAGCCCACGTCCCCAAGGGACCCGGGCGGCTGCTCAAGGCCCCCCAGATCCTCCACCAAGTATCGCTCGAGACCTCCGTACCCGAGACGATTGCGAGACTTCGCGCGGCTGGCGTGCCCTTGCGCAAGGCCAAGCGCGGCTGGCGTGTGGCCATCACCGGGAGCTCCCTCCGGGAGATTGGTGTCAAGGCTGAATGGTTGCGGGACGTTACCGACGGGATCCTCGAGGCCCGCTTCGCGCTGGGGACCTCCGGTATGCAGCACAAACCTGCCCGCGTCATGCCGGCGGGCAACGTCCTACCCGGCCAGTACGTTCCCATCGTGCGGAATAACCGCGTCATCTACGATCGCGTGCTCCGCGTCTCGCAAAGCTTCCGGACCGAAGCGGTATACGACCTGGAAATTGACCGCACCCACAATTTCGTGGCGAACGGGATCGTGGTCCACAACTCGATCTATAAGTGGAGGGGCGCGGCCATCTCCAACGTGATCGGGTTCAAGGAGCAGTATCCCGACGCCCGTGACGTCGTGCTCTCGGAGAACTATCGTTGCCCCCAGGCGGTGCTGGACACAGCGTACAAGCTGATCCAGCACAACAACCCCGATCGGCTCGAGGTCAAGTACGGGATCAGCAAGAAACTCAAGAGCCTTGCCTCGACGGCCGGAGAGCGCGGGCCCGTTCACCTGGCCTTCGATGCGGTGACGAGCGAGTCAGACCGTGTAGCTGGGATCATCGAGGAGGAGCACCGCAAAGGGCGCCCGTACCAGGATTGCTCCATCCTCGTCCGCGCTAACCATGACGCCGATGCCTTCCTGCGCGCGCTGAACCTGCGCGGCATCCCGTGGACCTTTTCCGGCAACGCGGGGCTGTACGGCCGGCCGGAGATCCGCCTCTTGATCGCCTTTCTCCGCAGCGTGGCGCACCTAGACGACTCTGTGAGCCTGCACTATCTCGCTTCGTCGGACATTTACCAGGTGCCGATCTTCGACCTGACGGAGTGCGCGACGTACGCGGACCGGAAACACCGCTGGCTTTTCCACGTGCTGCGCGCGCTCCCTGACGAGGTGCAGGTGGGAGAGGAGGGCGCCGCCGCCATCCGCCGCCTCATCGCCGACCTCGAGCGCTACATGGAGCTTGCGCGGGAGACGCCGACGGGCGAGCTGCTCTACCAGTTCCTCGTGGACTCGGGGCTGATGACCCGCTACGCCAAGGCCCGCGCCGAGCAGGAGCAGGAGGTCCAGAACGTCAGCAAGTTCTTCACGCGCGTGCGAGACGCCGCCCGCGTGCTCCAGTACGACAACGTGCGCGAGTTCGTCAATCACCTCGACGCCTTGATGGACGCGGGCGACGACCCGCCGCTGGCCGAGGCCGACACGGACACGCCCGCCGTGCCCGTCCTGACGGTCCACAAGGCCAAGGGCCTCGAGTGGCCCGTGGTCTTCCTCGTGAACTGCGTCCAGGAGAAGTTCCCGACGCGGCGGCGTGGCGACGCGCTCGAGATGCCGCTCGGACTCATCAAGGACACGCTGCCGACCGGCGATTTCCACCTGCAGGAGGAGCGCCGGCTCTTCTACGTCGGGATGACGCGCGCCAAGGAGGCGCTCTAC
The genomic region above belongs to Candidatus Methylomirabilota bacterium and contains:
- a CDS encoding ATP-binding protein; this encodes MDLRTFGVLVLCTTHLCLGTLVVLHNRRALVNKLFGLLVFTTVGWILTIFFALSSDSAQYTLWLGRFGFAFASGIPFTLIWMFRAFSAAPFAARDPRFYVPALLCAVFVLLSLSPWIVAGSLEASGRQNFVYGPIHKFFGVYFLGAFVFAIATLSRTIQISSGLKRLQLRYLLLGIVLSGAGATTTNLIIPLIWKTSTYSALGPYFTLLLVSFSAHAIIRYRLMNIRLVVRRGSVYLIAATVAGGVFAAFLTLIADLMGRHRQEVPLATEVLLALAVALAFQPLKGWIQGWLDRYLYRESYNYQQIIRDASRTIGSTLNLHTLLEYVSDVIARTCRPDLTAVLVRDPSDNSFHLAARRSFGDAATVFLDTPLASTHALPTFLEKARRPLIRDEMDGSADGAAATGAIAELSKLGGEFALPMLSEQQLLGFVVLGAKLSGDAYFNEDIELLSTLANQATIAIKNAQLYREVVLVNEYVENILRTMDSGVITIDAVGKIVLSNSTAERLMSTTRDTLTRLNVEGLPTILSAQLKATLADGQPRLQTETSLPGPGDRRTPLVCSTSALRDDRGTIIGALIVFSDLSNVKALENEKRRAERLASFGALVSGIAHEIKNPLVAIKTFAELLPERFSDTDFRDDFSKVVRTEIDRIDGLVGRLRSLAAPIPDAVAATDLREPISDTLSLLRGQLEYAQIAVERNLGSSQALVAIDPAQAKQLFLNLFLNAIEAMTPGGGLTVNLTRVNHQGAPWVQVAIIDTGSGIPELIRAKVFEPFFTTKTRGSGLGLAICRSIADAHKGTVRVETPSGSFGTIVVVEFPVATTQARLKEQSALLR
- a CDS encoding beta-ketoacyl-[acyl-carrier-protein] synthase family protein, producing MRKSRRVVITGLGVVAPNGIGKDAFWDALVAGKSGIDYITAFDASSYPCQIAGEVKGFMPSDFISIRKAKMMGRFSQLAVASTRLALDDAGLAMTPSLTFQTTVCFGNSANGIGDIAGDAMEAMRLDGVKGVKPWSALEYPTHAAASYLAIEFGIKGRAISISSNCCTSLDAIETGYQKIVEGKAKVAITGGCDAPIFPASFSGFCALGALTKRNDAPTEASRPYDLLRDGLVISEGSATLVLEDYEFAKDRGAVIYAEILGYGAASEAIGMRKGDLTGQTMAQAIESAIASADLRPGDIDHVNAHGSSLPDYDVCDTNAFKAALGEHAYKIPVVSIKSMIGQPISAASGFQTASACLSIQEQRVPPTINQKVPDPQCDLDYVPNVSRVARINRVLINGHSFGGSVSALVIGRVEP
- a CDS encoding sugar kinase → MSHDLVGLGEVMLRLAAPPPQRLEQAVALDVQIGGSEANVLAAVSHLGLRTAFISALPAEHAWGDRTVRELSSHGVDCAGVLRRPGSRMGLYFLEYGVPPRPVRVLYDRRDSAMSQLVPEEVDWAIVRGARMVHLSGITAALGDNLRAVIRRACREAQSAGVPISFDVNYRSRLWSTKGARDFLSEALTAVRYLFIGSDDAETVFELSGEPEKVLRGLARLAPAATIALTLGEAGSAVLDAGAVLRPSRLYTVTTVDRVGAGDAYAAGFLWRVLQGRSVLEAVDAATALAALKCTIWGDIALVRPPELEELMASANSEIRR
- a CDS encoding UvrD-helicase domain-containing protein, whose product is MAEVQREAERILQDLTEAQRQAVTHEAGPLLIIAGAGTGKTTVITHRIAHLIATRRARPSEVLALTFTDKAAAEMEERVDTLVPYGYADVQISTFHAFGDRLIKENALELGLTPDFRVLTRAEQVIFLRDHLFEFPLKHFRPLGDPTRHVQAMITLFSRLKDEDVGPDEYLAHAEGLLAAAGDDAARMEAEQHVELARTYAQYQTLMARLGQIDFGDQIVEVLRLFRTRPHVLRRCQERYRFILVDEFQDTNYAQNQTVQLLAAKHRNLTVVADDDQCLPAGTPISTPAGPRPIEALVPGDHVVTAVGKGFLGTSTVTRVFQRERAVRMLTFETESGRTLTVTDNHKMFCFIPRKARSKAFTYVYLMERRELGWRIGVTNDLAVRLALERSADRIVALRACESEQEARYLEALWSLQYGIPTLPFKPRSRMMVVGPYLDRLFSELETRKGAEQLAAALGISLEAHHVALGAVWRGAQSRVRVLLTICVRAHVPKGPGRLLKAPQILHQVSLETSVPETIARLRAAGVPLRKAKRGWRVAITGSSLREIGVKAEWLRDVTDGILEARFALGTSGMQHKPARVMPAGNVLPGQYVPIVRNNRVIYDRVLRVSQSFRTEAVYDLEIDRTHNFVANGIVVHNSIYKWRGAAISNVIGFKEQYPDARDVVLSENYRCPQAVLDTAYKLIQHNNPDRLEVKYGISKKLKSLASTAGERGPVHLAFDAVTSESDRVAGIIEEEHRKGRPYQDCSILVRANHDADAFLRALNLRGIPWTFSGNAGLYGRPEIRLLIAFLRSVAHLDDSVSLHYLASSDIYQVPIFDLTECATYADRKHRWLFHVLRALPDEVQVGEEGAAAIRRLIADLERYMELARETPTGELLYQFLVDSGLMTRYAKARAEQEQEVQNVSKFFTRVRDAARVLQYDNVREFVNHLDALMDAGDDPPLAEADTDTPAVPVLTVHKAKGLEWPVVFLVNCVQEKFPTRRRGDALEMPLGLIKDTLPTGDFHLQEERRLFYVGMTRAKEALYLTSAQDMGGRKKWKTSQFVLEALDLPKDAARPFKAKAIEELQRNAPPPAHENGGAAPIPPEQELTVSHNQVDDYETCPLKYQYIHIKRIPLRQHHSVVYGSAIHKAVEFYLRRRAVGNFTSLEDFLKSFDDAWRNEGFLTREHEEQRKRAGVLALTRFYHEEEASGQKPTDVEREFGFVLGPTRVRGRFDRVDDTPEGTVVIDYKSSDVTEQKKADQRAKDSLQLKMYALAQKEMTGHLPVRVELRFLESGLAGRHKPTEKNLGEAREAIEAAAAGIRARRFDPTPGYQTCRYCAYNQICPSTATRE